One part of the Cyclobacteriaceae bacterium genome encodes these proteins:
- a CDS encoding V-type ATP synthase subunit A, translating to MNDVKHKAGKVTGIIANLVIVASHEPVAQNEICFITVGEERLLGEVIKIIHGDIFVQCFESTRGLKVGNLVEFTGEMLEITLGPGMLSKIYDGLQNDLDQFESLFIQRGQYSAALNSNIQWFFKPLAKAGDRVQASDWLGEVNENAVTHRIMVPFKVDGQYTVKSIVPEGEYSVTDVVAVLVNSANKKIEVTMAQRWPIKRPIRSYAEKVRPFALLETGVRVIDTLIPLAEGGTGFIPGPFGTGKTVLQHAIAKQATADVIIYAACGERANEIVDVFTEFPELDDPHTGRKLMERTIIIANTSNMPVAARETSVYTAMTIAEYYRNMGLKVLILADSTSRWAQALREMSNRLEELPGPDAFPMDLTAVIANFYARAGYVSLNNGESGSITFLGTVSPSGGNLKEPVTEATKKAARCFYALSQKRADQKRYPAVDPTESYSKYLEYPEMQSYLHEHISTRWTQQVTKAKDILLRGREVRDQINILGDDGVPLDYHVQFWKAEIIDFIILQQDAFDAIDAMTPLPRQRYMLELVLQINSMDFKFNTFEEVSAYFKRIINILKQLNYSEFESEEFNTKLKSFKKLINEKRIS from the coding sequence ATGAACGATGTAAAACATAAAGCAGGAAAAGTAACGGGCATTATTGCCAACCTGGTAATTGTTGCAAGCCATGAACCGGTTGCACAAAATGAAATATGCTTTATAACCGTAGGCGAAGAGCGATTGCTGGGCGAAGTGATCAAAATTATCCATGGCGATATTTTCGTTCAGTGTTTTGAAAGCACCCGGGGCCTGAAAGTGGGTAACCTGGTTGAGTTTACCGGTGAAATGCTGGAGATAACGCTCGGCCCCGGCATGTTGTCAAAAATCTATGACGGCCTCCAAAATGATCTTGACCAATTCGAATCATTGTTTATACAACGCGGGCAATACAGTGCAGCACTTAACAGTAACATACAATGGTTTTTTAAACCCTTGGCGAAAGCAGGTGATCGTGTGCAAGCATCGGACTGGCTAGGTGAAGTAAATGAAAATGCCGTTACCCACCGCATTATGGTACCCTTTAAAGTGGACGGGCAATATACTGTCAAGTCTATTGTGCCTGAAGGGGAATATTCCGTTACCGATGTTGTTGCTGTATTGGTCAACAGTGCCAATAAAAAAATCGAAGTTACCATGGCACAGCGATGGCCCATCAAGCGACCGATAAGATCGTATGCTGAAAAAGTTAGGCCATTTGCCTTGTTGGAAACCGGAGTGCGCGTGATCGACACGCTTATTCCACTGGCCGAGGGCGGAACAGGATTTATACCCGGGCCCTTTGGTACCGGTAAAACGGTGTTGCAGCACGCTATTGCAAAGCAAGCTACAGCCGATGTAATTATTTATGCAGCGTGTGGCGAACGCGCCAACGAAATCGTTGATGTGTTTACCGAATTTCCCGAACTGGACGATCCGCATACGGGGCGTAAACTCATGGAACGCACCATTATTATCGCCAACACATCCAACATGCCGGTGGCAGCACGCGAGACTTCTGTGTACACCGCCATGACTATAGCGGAGTACTATCGGAACATGGGTTTAAAAGTTTTGATATTAGCCGACTCCACTTCACGCTGGGCACAGGCGTTGAGGGAGATGAGCAACCGGCTGGAGGAACTGCCCGGCCCGGATGCTTTTCCAATGGACCTTACTGCCGTCATCGCCAACTTCTACGCTCGGGCAGGGTATGTTTCGTTAAATAATGGCGAATCCGGCTCCATAACTTTCCTGGGAACTGTATCGCCCAGTGGTGGTAACCTGAAGGAGCCGGTAACGGAAGCCACAAAAAAAGCTGCCCGATGTTTCTATGCCTTATCGCAAAAGCGTGCCGACCAAAAGCGCTATCCTGCAGTTGACCCCACAGAGAGTTACTCCAAATACCTGGAGTACCCGGAGATGCAGAGCTATTTACACGAGCACATCTCTACACGATGGACACAACAAGTAACCAAGGCAAAAGATATTTTACTGCGCGGCCGCGAGGTACGCGACCAGATAAACATTTTAGGCGATGATGGCGTGCCGTTAGATTACCATGTGCAATTCTGGAAAGCGGAAATCATCGACTTCATCATCCTTCAGCAAGATGCGTTTGATGCCATCGATGCCATGACACCCCTGCCCCGGCAACGCTACATGCTGGAGCTGGTATTACAGATCAACAGTATGGATTTCAAATTCAACACCTTTGAAGAAGTATCCGCTTACTTCAAACGGATCATCAACATACTCAAACAATTGAACTATAGCGAATTTGAAAGTGAAGAATTTAATACCAAACTAAAGTCGTTCAAGAAATTAATTAATGAAAAAAGAATTTCCTGA